One Nocardia farcinica genomic region harbors:
- a CDS encoding NAD(P)H-dependent amine dehydrogenase family protein, translated as MTERTRPPIRVFQVATGNVGTEMIKRIGNHPDLELIGVHCYTPEKIGRDVGELAGLAPIGVVATGSVDEILAARPDVLTFHGVFPDEDLYVRVLEAGIDVVTTADWITGHHRDANHPHPSGRRTSEVIAEACRKGGSTFYGTGMNPGLCQILGIVHTCDVADIENVTVIESVDVSCHHSAETWRAVGYGLPVDDPSIPGSLEKYTSVFADSVHLMADCFDLTLDEVTFDYRLGACTKDVDLGWYHLPEGSLGGSYIRYRGMVDGVARVESHLEWQMTPHTDPKWEIKGCYITRITGDPNVYSKHMIFPRAGVDLTDPSSFASIGMTVTGLPALNAIRSVVAAPSGILTSADLPLRAFAGRFAR; from the coding sequence ATGACCGAGCGCACCCGACCACCGATCCGCGTCTTCCAGGTGGCCACCGGCAATGTCGGCACCGAGATGATCAAGCGCATCGGCAATCATCCCGACCTGGAGCTGATCGGCGTGCACTGCTACACACCGGAGAAGATCGGCCGCGACGTCGGCGAGCTGGCCGGACTTGCCCCGATCGGGGTGGTGGCGACCGGTTCGGTGGACGAGATCCTCGCCGCCCGGCCCGATGTGCTGACCTTCCACGGCGTCTTCCCCGACGAGGACCTCTACGTGCGGGTGCTCGAGGCCGGGATCGACGTGGTCACCACCGCCGACTGGATCACCGGCCACCACCGCGACGCCAATCACCCGCACCCCTCCGGCCGCCGGACCAGCGAGGTGATCGCCGAGGCGTGCCGGAAGGGCGGCTCGACCTTCTACGGCACCGGGATGAATCCCGGCCTGTGCCAGATCCTCGGCATCGTGCACACTTGCGACGTGGCCGACATCGAGAACGTCACCGTCATCGAGTCGGTGGACGTGTCGTGTCACCACTCGGCCGAGACCTGGCGCGCGGTGGGTTACGGCCTGCCGGTGGACGATCCGTCGATCCCCGGCTCGCTGGAGAAGTACACCAGCGTCTTCGCCGACTCCGTGCACCTGATGGCCGACTGCTTCGACCTGACCCTCGACGAGGTCACCTTCGACTACCGGCTCGGCGCGTGCACCAAGGACGTCGACCTGGGCTGGTACCACCTGCCCGAGGGCTCTCTCGGCGGCAGTTACATCCGCTACCGCGGCATGGTCGACGGGGTGGCGCGGGTGGAATCGCACCTGGAATGGCAGATGACCCCGCACACCGACCCGAAGTGGGAGATCAAGGGCTGCTACATCACCCGGATCACCGGCGACCCGAACGTGTACAGCAAGCACATGATCTTCCCCAGGGCCGGTGTCGATCTCACCGACCCGTCCTCGTTCGCGTCCATCGGCATGACCGTGACCGGCCTGCCCGCCCTCAACGCGATCCGGTCGGTCGTCGCGGCCCCGTCGGGGATACTCACCAGCGCCGATCTGCCCTTGCGCGCGTTCGCCGGACGCTTCGCGCGCTGA
- a CDS encoding crotonase/enoyl-CoA hydratase family protein, which translates to MADIRLDVTDAIATITLHRPEQLNAFTLAMSRELIEAFDTCDNDDAVRAVVITGAGRAFCAGADLSLGAETFAAPEDADSYRDAGGEVVLRMFESRKPIIAAVNGPAVGVGITMTLAADFRLAVETARIGFVFNRRGIVPESCSSWFLPRLVPMQTALDWVYSGRLVDADEAHRAGLFAALHAPEKLLDEAYALAKRVTEQSAPVSVALSRQMLWRGLGADHPMIAHRVESRGLHHRGASADAREGVTAFLEKRPARFPDSVRDLPDIFGDDLPVPPFRS; encoded by the coding sequence ATGGCCGATATTCGCCTGGACGTCACCGACGCCATCGCCACCATCACCCTGCACCGTCCCGAGCAACTCAACGCGTTCACCCTCGCGATGAGCCGTGAGCTGATCGAGGCGTTCGACACCTGCGACAACGACGACGCGGTGCGCGCCGTCGTGATCACCGGCGCCGGGCGCGCGTTCTGCGCGGGGGCCGATCTGTCCCTGGGCGCGGAGACCTTCGCCGCGCCCGAGGACGCCGACTCCTACCGGGACGCCGGTGGTGAGGTGGTGCTGCGGATGTTCGAGTCCCGCAAGCCGATCATCGCCGCGGTGAACGGGCCCGCCGTCGGCGTCGGCATCACCATGACGCTGGCGGCCGATTTCCGCCTCGCCGTCGAGACCGCGCGCATCGGCTTCGTCTTCAACCGCCGCGGTATCGTCCCCGAATCCTGCTCGAGCTGGTTCCTGCCCCGCCTGGTGCCCATGCAGACCGCGCTGGACTGGGTGTATTCCGGGCGGCTGGTGGACGCCGACGAAGCGCACCGCGCCGGACTCTTCGCCGCCCTGCACGCGCCGGAGAAGCTGCTGGACGAGGCGTATGCCCTGGCCAAGCGGGTCACCGAGCAGTCGGCGCCGGTCTCGGTGGCGCTGTCGCGGCAGATGCTCTGGCGCGGCCTCGGCGCCGACCACCCGATGATCGCCCACCGCGTGGAATCGCGCGGCCTGCACCACCGCGGCGCCAGTGCCGATGCGCGCGAAGGGGTCACCGCCTTCCTGGAGAAGCGCCCCGCCCGGTTCCCGGACAGCGTGCGGGACCTGCCCGACATCTTCGGCGACGACCTGCCGGTGCCGCCGTTCCGGAGCTGA
- a CDS encoding GMC oxidoreductase: protein MSEITRRSLLTGAAAAGVLLAAAHSTGRQPVAARVNQIPLTREEHRAVVVGSGFGGGVSALRLAQAGVPVLLLERGMRWPTGPNAETFPRASAPDKRLLWYRSNPNLFGQPLAFEPYTGLIEAVAGANMTALCAAGLGGGSLVYQGMSLQPARAVFELHFPAELDWDVLDRVHFPRVARMLGLAVAPDELIDSPNYLAARVFADHVRKAGLPLDKIPMPIDWNYALAELRGEMKPSYTNGDGAMGVNNGGKNSVDVTYIAAAEATGLVRVETLHQVTDVERAADGRWTVHVDRLDTTGAVLEQKIITTGALIMAAGSLNTTKLLVRAAATGRIPDLPDALGHGWGTNADRIYAWFNPAANFGRAQGGPVVYGSKIWDDPHRACTLIQASIPPLQVDPMSTMMVGYGVSADRGHFAYDHAAEEAVLHWPATGDATIQNTRIGPLAHRIAGPGTVLIDTNELFPSTWHALGGACMGTVCDVYGRVHDQPGLYVLDGALMPGNTAACNPSMTIAAVAEHALDTLVAEDVGTVI from the coding sequence ATGTCGGAGATCACGCGCCGGTCCCTGCTGACCGGAGCCGCGGCGGCGGGCGTGCTGCTCGCCGCCGCGCACAGCACAGGGCGGCAACCCGTGGCCGCCCGCGTCAACCAGATCCCCCTGACCAGGGAAGAACACCGCGCCGTCGTGGTCGGCTCCGGGTTCGGCGGCGGCGTGAGCGCGCTGCGGCTGGCCCAGGCCGGCGTGCCCGTGCTGCTGCTCGAGCGCGGCATGCGCTGGCCGACCGGCCCCAACGCCGAGACCTTCCCGCGCGCCTCGGCGCCGGACAAACGGCTGCTGTGGTACCGGTCCAATCCCAACCTGTTCGGCCAACCGCTGGCGTTCGAGCCCTACACCGGCCTGATCGAGGCCGTCGCCGGGGCGAACATGACCGCGCTGTGCGCCGCCGGCCTGGGCGGCGGATCGCTGGTCTACCAAGGGATGTCGCTGCAACCGGCGCGAGCGGTGTTCGAACTGCACTTCCCGGCCGAACTCGACTGGGACGTGCTGGACCGGGTGCATTTCCCGCGGGTCGCGCGGATGCTCGGCCTCGCGGTCGCCCCGGACGAACTGATCGACTCCCCCAACTATCTCGCGGCCCGGGTCTTCGCCGACCACGTCCGCAAGGCCGGCCTACCGCTGGACAAGATCCCCATGCCGATCGACTGGAACTACGCGCTGGCCGAGTTGCGCGGGGAGATGAAGCCCTCCTACACCAACGGCGACGGCGCGATGGGCGTCAACAACGGCGGCAAGAACTCCGTCGACGTCACCTACATCGCCGCCGCCGAGGCCACCGGACTGGTCCGGGTGGAAACCCTGCACCAGGTGACCGACGTCGAGCGCGCCGCCGACGGCCGCTGGACGGTCCACGTCGACCGGCTCGACACCACCGGCGCGGTGCTCGAGCAGAAGATCATCACCACCGGGGCGCTGATCATGGCCGCGGGCAGCCTCAACACCACCAAACTGCTGGTGCGAGCCGCCGCCACCGGCCGCATCCCGGACCTGCCCGACGCGCTCGGCCACGGCTGGGGCACCAACGCCGACCGCATCTACGCATGGTTCAACCCGGCGGCGAACTTCGGTCGCGCGCAGGGCGGTCCGGTGGTCTACGGCAGCAAGATCTGGGACGACCCACACCGGGCGTGCACGCTCATCCAGGCCTCCATCCCGCCACTGCAGGTGGATCCGATGAGCACCATGATGGTCGGCTACGGCGTCAGCGCCGACCGCGGGCACTTCGCCTACGACCACGCCGCCGAAGAGGCGGTGCTGCACTGGCCCGCGACCGGCGACGCCACCATCCAGAACACCCGCATCGGCCCGCTCGCGCACCGCATCGCCGGACCGGGCACGGTACTGATCGACACCAACGAGCTCTTCCCCTCCACCTGGCACGCCCTGGGCGGCGCCTGCATGGGCACGGTGTGCGACGTGTACGGACGGGTGCACGACCAGCCCGGCCTGTACGTACTCGACGGCGCGCTGATGCCCGGCAACACCGCGGCCTGCAACCCGTCCATGACGATCGCCGCGGTGGCCGAACACGCCCTCGACACCCTCGTCGCCGAGGACGTCGGCACCGTCATCTGA
- the gndA gene encoding NADP-dependent phosphogluconate dehydrogenase, whose product MPTSTARAHIGVTGLAVMGSNIARNFARHGYTVALHNRSVAKTDALLAEHGGDGDFVRTETIEEFVAALERPRRVLIMVKAGEATDAVIEELAAAMEPGDIIIDGGNALYTDTIRREAALRERGLNFVGAGISGGEEGALNGPAIMPGGPAESYESLGPLLESIAAKVDGTPCCTHIGPDGSGHFVKMVHNGIEYADMQLIGEAYHLFRDALGFDAGQIAAVFTQWNSGDLESYLVEITAEVLNQVDAKTGRPLVDVIVDAAEQKGTGRWTVKSALDLGVPVTGIAEAVFARALSGSRAQRKAATGLAAGTLADRPTDVEQFTEDIRRALYASKVVAYAQGFDQIAAGSAEYGWNLRPGDLATIWRGGCIIRARFLNRIKEAYDKDPQLPSLILDPYFREAIEAGIDSWRRVVSTATLLGIPVPAFGSSLSYYDALRSPRLPAALTQAQRDYFGAHTYERIDADGKYHTLWSGDRSEVTA is encoded by the coding sequence ATGCCGACCTCTACCGCGCGGGCACACATCGGTGTGACCGGACTGGCTGTCATGGGCAGCAACATCGCCCGCAATTTCGCCCGGCACGGCTACACCGTCGCGCTGCACAACCGCTCGGTGGCCAAGACCGACGCGCTGCTGGCCGAACACGGCGGCGACGGCGACTTCGTCCGCACCGAGACCATCGAGGAGTTCGTGGCGGCGCTCGAGCGGCCGCGGCGGGTGCTGATCATGGTCAAGGCGGGCGAGGCGACCGACGCGGTGATCGAGGAACTGGCCGCGGCGATGGAGCCGGGCGACATCATCATCGACGGCGGCAACGCCCTCTACACCGACACCATCCGCCGCGAGGCCGCCCTGCGCGAGCGCGGGCTGAACTTCGTCGGCGCCGGCATCTCCGGCGGCGAGGAGGGCGCGCTCAACGGCCCGGCGATCATGCCGGGCGGCCCGGCCGAGTCCTATGAATCGCTCGGCCCGCTGCTGGAATCCATCGCGGCGAAGGTCGACGGCACCCCCTGCTGCACCCACATCGGCCCCGACGGTTCGGGTCATTTCGTGAAGATGGTGCACAACGGCATCGAGTACGCCGACATGCAGCTGATCGGCGAGGCCTACCACCTGTTCCGCGACGCGCTCGGCTTCGACGCCGGGCAGATCGCCGCGGTGTTCACGCAGTGGAACAGCGGCGACCTGGAGAGCTACCTGGTGGAGATCACCGCCGAGGTGCTGAACCAGGTCGACGCCAAGACCGGCCGCCCGCTGGTGGACGTGATCGTCGACGCCGCCGAGCAGAAGGGCACCGGCCGCTGGACGGTGAAGTCGGCGCTGGATCTGGGGGTTCCGGTCACCGGCATCGCCGAGGCGGTGTTCGCCAGGGCGCTGTCGGGTTCGCGCGCCCAGCGCAAGGCCGCCACGGGCCTGGCCGCGGGCACCCTCGCCGACCGCCCCACCGATGTCGAGCAGTTCACCGAGGACATCCGCCGCGCGCTCTACGCCTCCAAGGTGGTGGCCTACGCGCAGGGCTTCGACCAGATCGCCGCGGGCAGCGCCGAATACGGCTGGAACCTGCGCCCGGGCGACCTGGCGACCATCTGGCGTGGCGGCTGCATCATCCGCGCCCGGTTCCTCAACCGGATCAAGGAGGCCTACGACAAGGATCCGCAGCTGCCGAGCCTGATCCTGGACCCGTACTTCCGCGAGGCCATCGAGGCGGGTATCGACAGCTGGCGCCGCGTGGTGTCCACCGCGACCCTGCTCGGTATCCCGGTGCCCGCGTTCGGTTCCTCGCTGTCCTACTACGACGCGCTGCGCTCGCCGCGGCTGCCCGCCGCGCTCACCCAGGCCCAGCGCGACTACTTCGGCGCCCACACCTACGAACGCATCGACGCCGACGGCAAGTACCACACCCTCTGGAGCGGCGACCGCAGCGAAGTCACCGCCTAG